The Apostichopus japonicus isolate 1M-3 chromosome 12, ASM3797524v1, whole genome shotgun sequence sequence TTGCATTTTTTCCAGGTATGAACCAAGTGATGGCTAACCAGATTGAACTTGAAATgagtgagggcgttgtggtcaagtggttaaggcagtggacttgtgatctaaggatttcgagccctggccagatcattgcgctGTGTCCTCGGGCAAGgtactttatctccattgcctctcttcacccaggtgtataaatggggacttgcgaggtgacttgtaaatgtagttgcgtgcgccggttagTTGcatgcaccctatgggaagtcccccaggggacacgtggctgtggtgcactgtggtgctcCAGGaaagattgtttgaattgtgcacactttggtgtgtaggtgttacaagttaccaatgaccagggttaagtacaaaGCGCATAGAACTTCTGGATTATGTGCTATTTTAAATAACGgggtaataataattaataataataatgagtagAAGAAAGTACATCAGgtgtgtggagacaggtaatAGAGACATGTGCAATGAGTACAAACCTTCCGCAAGGTTTTCGATCGACTCGGACGTCCCGATCAAGCTACGGAACGTGTTCTTGTAGAGATTCTTCTTGCTCGCGATATCCAGCATTCCTTGGGAAGCATCTAAAGCATCCATGTTCGAGTAGCCTTCCTTCTTGAGCTGCAAAGACAGAagatatatatcaaatacaaataaagaaaaaaacaacaggTTCTATGACAACAGTCTGCAGTCTATGGATAGTTTTACAATCATTCTGTTTCTGTTGATATCGAGTAGCCCTCCTTCTTGAGCTGtacaaacagaaatatatatcaaatacaaataAGGAACAAACAACAGTAGGTGCTATGACAACAGTTTGCAGTCTATGGATAGTTTTACAATCATTCTGTTTCTGTTAATATCGAGTAGCCCTTCTTTTAGAGCAGCACAAACAGACgatatatatcaaatacaaataAGGAACAAACAACAGTAGGTGCTATGACAACAGTTTGCAGTCTATGGATAGTTTTACAATCATTCTGTTTCTGTTGATATCGAGTAGCCTTCCTTCTTGAGCTGCAAAGACAGAagatatatatcaaatacaaataaagaaaaaaacaacaggTTCTATGACAACAGTCTGCAGTCTATGGATAGTTTTACAATTATTCCGTTTCTGTTGATATCGAGTAGCCCTTCTTTTAGAGCAGCACAAAcagacgatatatatatatcaaatacaaataAGGAACAAACAACAGTAGGTGCTATGACAACAGTCTGCAGTCTCTGGATAGTTTTACAATCATTCTGTTTCTGTTAATATCGAGTAGCCCTTCTTTTAGAGCAGCACAAACAGACgatatatatcaaatacaaataAGGAACAAACAACAGTAGGTGCTATGACAACAGTTTGCAGTCTATGGATAGTTTTACAATCATTCTGTCTCTGTTGATATCGAGTAGCCCTCCTTCTTGAGCTGCACAAATAGAAGATATACATCAAATACAAATAAGGAACAAATAACAAGTTCTATGACAACCGTCTGCAGCCTATGGATAGTTTTACAATCATTCTGTTTCTGTTGATATCGAGTAGCCCTCCTTCTTGAGCTGCACAAATAGAAGATATACATCAAATACAAATAAGGAACAAATAACAAGTTCTATGACAACCGTCTGCAGCCTATGGATAGTTTTACAATCATTCTGTTTCTGTTGATATCGAGTAGCCCTCCTTCTTGAGCTGCACAAATAGAAGATATACATCAAATACAAATAAGGAACAAATAAAAGTTCTATGACAACCGTCTGCAGCCTATGGATAGTTTTACAATCATTCTGTTTCTGTTGATATCGAGTAGCCCTTCTTTTAGAGCAGCACAAACAGACgatatatatcaaatacaaataAGGAACAAACAACAGTAGGTGCTATGACAACAGTCTGCAGTCTATGGATAGTTTTACAATCATTCTGTTTCTGTTAATATCGAGTAGCCCTTCTTTTAGAGCAGCACAAACAGACgatatatatcaaatacaaataAGGAACAAACAACAGTAGGTGCTATGACAACAGTTTGCAGTCTATGGATAGTTTTACAATCATTCTGTTTCTGTTGATATCGAGTAGCCCTCCTTCTTGAGCTGCACAAATAGAagatatatatcaaatacaaataAGGAACAAACAACAGTAGGTGCTATGACAACAGTTTGCAGTCTATGGATAGTTTTACAATCATTCTGTTTCTGTTGATATCGAGTAGCCTTCCTTCTTGAGCTGCACAAATAGAagatatatatcaaatacaaataaagaaaaaaacaacaggTTCTATGACAACAGTCTGCAGTCTATGGATAGTTTTACAATCATTCTGATTCTGTTGATATCGAGTAGCCCTCCTTCTTGAGCTGCACAAATAGAAGATATACATCAAATACAAATAAGGAACAAACAACAAGTTCTATGACAACAGTCTGCAGTCTATGGATAGTTTTACAATCATTCTGTTTCTGTTGATATCGAGTAGCCCTTCTTTTAGAGCAGCACAAACAGACgatatatatcaaatacaaataAGGAACAAACAACAGTAGGTGCTATGACAACAGTCTGCAGTCTATGGATAGTTTTACAATCATTCTGTTTCTGTTAATATCGAGTAGCCCTTCTTTTAGAGCAGCACAAAcagacgatatatatatatcaaatacaaataAGGAACAAACAACAGTAGGTGCTATGACAACAGTCTGCAGTCTATGGATAGTTTTACAATCATTCTGTTTCTGTTGATATCGAGTAGCCCTTCTTTTAGAGCAGCACAAACAGACGATATACATCAAATACAAATAAGGAACAAACAACAGTAGGTGCTATGACAACAGTTTGCAGTCTATGGATAGTTTTACAATCATTCTGTTTCTGTTGATATCGAGTAGCCCTCCTTCTTGAGCTGCACAAATAGAAGATATACATCAAATACAAATAAGGAACAAACAACAGTAGGTGCTATGACAACAGTCTGCAGTCTATGGATAGTTTTACAATCATTCTGTTTCTGTTGATATCGAGTAGCCCTCCTTCTTGAGCTGCACAAATAGAAGATATACATCAAATACAAATAAGGAAAAAACAACAAGTTCTATGACAACAGTCTGCAGTCTATGGATAGTTTTACAATCATTCTGATTCTGTTGATATCGAGTAGCCCTCCTTCTTGAGCTGCACAAATAGAAGATATACATCAAATACAAATAAGGAACAAACAACAAGTTCTATGACAACAGTCTGCAGTCTATGGATAGTTTTACAATCATTCTGTTTCTGTTGATATCGAGTAGCCCTTCTTTTAGAGCAGCACAAACAGACgatatatatcaaatacaaataAGGAACAAACAACAGTAGGTGCTATGACAACAGTCTGCAGTCTATGGATAGTTTTACAATCATTCTGTTTCTGTTAATATCGAGTAGCCCTTCTTTTAGAGCAGCACAAAcagacgatatatatatatcaaatacaaataAGGAACAAACAACAGTAGGTGCTATGACAACAGTCTGCAGTCTATGGATAGTTTTACAATCATTCTGTTTCTGTTGATATCGAGTAGCCCTTCTTTTAGAGCAGCACAAACAGACgatatatatcaaatacaaataAGGAACAAACAACAGTAGGTGCTATGACAACAGTTTGCAGTCTATGGATAGTTTTACAATCATTCTGTTTCTGTTGATATCGAGTAGCCCTCCTTCTTGAGCTGCACAAATAGAAGATATACATCAAATACAAATAAGGAAAAAACAACAAGTTCTATGACAACAGTCTGCAGTCTATGGATAGTTTTACAATCATTCTGTTTCTGTTGATATCGTTACAGACAGCAAACTTTGCCTTCTTTTCAGGGATGTGATTTGTCCAGtatcacatcacaaaatgctatacaaataTGGGTTCATTGCTATACAAATGCAAACAACGTAAATAGCAAGTTTTAACACAGAAACCATTGTACTTTTATAAGTGACAGAATTCAGagaacacaaaatttgaacattaaattattccatgcTTTTGGATTATTATGGACATCTAGATTGTCAAAAGATCGTAAGCCAAGAGATTTCTACTATATATGGTGTACAGTACTTTGCACTTTACTCAAGTACCAATATTGTAAAAGAAAACTCTCTCACAAAACCTTTATGACATGTCAACCTCTTATTGAAACTTAATCGTCACTGCAAACTTTTGtcacaaatataaaaacattaGATATACAAGTTACCCTGCAAAGCTctaaattttcagaatatgattTAGAAAGTTTTATGCTACAGTTCTGTGGACCAGCAGTCATAGACTAGACCGTTGCTAGGGAGGCTCTCTACTGGTTCTGATATCTTTCTTTGTTTCAGTGGGGTGTTATTGAGCAGGCTATCCATGGAATTGTCACAGCGAGTTTCTACAGTCTAATTTAATCTCAACATCAATTCCTAACCAAGAAAAAGTAACATTCAGTCTGCTTTCCAAACATTTGACAGAAAAACAGAGTTTGTATCGAGGCCCTGAACACCTCAAACTGTttaatagatggcgctattcatCAACTGATCAATGCTGTCCGACAGATGACTTCAGACAAGTCCTGTACATTCCATTAGCAAAGTATGAAGCAAAAAATTTAACTAAAAGAGAGTGACTACTTTGTCCTGATCACATAACCATTCTGGTCACCATGCAAACATGTGATCACCTCCAACTGTTTTACAGATGGCGCTATTCATCAACTGATCAATGCTGGGATATGCTTATATTCACAAAGAGGGGTGTTCAAAGTTTTTCACATGTTGATAATACAAATAGCTGAATTACCAAATCCCCAATAGTTCCAGTACCAGCTCCAAGATCCAGTATGGCGGCATCTTTATCTTTGACAAACTCTAACGTAGCTTCCACTGTTGTCAAGTGGAACTGGAACCCAGCAGAGTTGAAATTCTGTGGAAAGGGAGAAATGGATTATGCATAATATTGCAAACAAAGACATGGATTATGGGTAATACTGGAAAGGAAGAGATGGGTTTCAGCAGCCAGCCGTCTCTTGCTTGACCGGTTTCAAAAAATGATGCCTATTTTTCCGTACACAGCTTGCAAAATGTATATAAGTTGTGCTAAGTTTTCAGTACAAGGTACACAAATAGACAGAGTTACAGAAATGATACAACAAAgtcaatattgtttttttttttgcaactttcCCTAATTTTACCAATCAAATCTCGTATCGACTAACTAAACAGCTGGCATTTTATCCTCCGATAAAAATTTGGACACCAATATACACCATATCTGCCTCAACCCCTGATTATGGGTTATACTGGTAAAGAAGAGATGGATTGTGGGTAATATTGGAAAGGAAGAGATGGATTATGGGTAATATTGCACAAAAAGAGATGGATTATGGGTAATGTAAGAAAACAATCCTGACAACCTGCATAATTTATCCAAAAGATAAGTATCTGATAAGCAAAAGATAAGTACTGATGTTAAAATATGTATGATATATTTGCAATAGTAATGGGCaataatattcttcaaaatgataGTGGCATAGAATAATTTAGTGCAGAAATTTTGCATAGCAGGCTCTGAATGTTTCCTTatataaaattctatgcttcACGGGTACAAAGGACTGCTCTAATAAATCTTTGGACCTGTATAACATTTTGTCCATTTTGCAAAGCGTTTTCCCGATACGATACCGgataaaattattttcagaGCGGTTGTGACGATCTCTCTGATTTTGCTCAGCACTTGGTTTAACTCCTTATCCTTCAGCTATGTGCTTTGGTTGAACAAATTCTGCCCTATCAtagaatcataaaaaaaaaagtaaaaaagtaaaaaatttgaaaatgagaatcATACGTCTAAAAGTTGCAAGTTAAGCTGCTCGAAGCAAGGAAAAATTCCCGGTAAACGTGTTAAATGATGCACAAAAACGTCTCAAATATACAAAATTTGTGTTTCACATACTGTGGCATTAGTTCTGTAGATTAAAGTTGCAATTGAAAAAGTGGTTAAATTTGCCTTAATTTCAAACATGGCTACTGTAGTGTCTGTTAGTACAGCTACTGTGCATATTATGTATAACATAATACGAGAATTATTTCGGACACGAAATTACCGTGCACCACAGTAAAATGCATGTTATGTCCCCACTGATCAATACATAAATGCTAGCAGACTCTACACAATCCAATATTCTTGCAAGTGACCATATATTGAGTCACATTTTCTGCCATCAAATGGAGCATATCCAACACATATACTGCACAATTCCACAATTTGCGGGTtatgtaataaataatttatgaaACAGTTTATAACCTTTTTCTAGAAGTTTTAAAAACCGGTGCTCAACCCTTTCGAAGGTGAAATCAACATTGAGTTAAATTTAACCTTGTTCAAATCATGTTTCATCACTATTATATAATACAGTTGCCTCTTTGAGCAACATTGTTTATTGCAGCTATAAATTCTCTGCCAAAATATGTCAACCGTAGTTTTGCATATTGTTTAATACATTGCAAAACCTATGGATATTGTCTTTAGTGGGGGCATTTATAAGACaatattaaagtaaaatttGCCAGTTCACAGCCAGCGAACACACTGTGTCTACAGGCTTTTGGTTTATGGTACCatgatatatattcattcttcCTACCTATGCAGTACTTATATACTTACTTGATCGTATAGTGTTGCACAGTCGTCATACCACTGAATGACTTCATCGACAGACTCTTTGGCCATGAGGTCATGAAGCCTCACCCTCTCTTTGAGATAGTCTTCCAAATTACTCATCTTTCTCTATTTATTTGGTATTAATTATTGTCTGGAGGAATAGAAAGTAAAAAGGATGATTTTAAAGGGTGTAaggactcacgcaaaaagaaacgtctgatgccggttatctgacctagtttggaatgaggtgtaacagaagtgttacacaccaccatcgatcccagaaaatacacacacagcttgctaccgtcggtaattagacactagtgtacacagtcagtacatacagctgcagtcaatacccacagcacagtgaacaaacaatacagcaatggacatctcaggtccagctaaagataacaaggtatcacgtttcattactgtctgcattttgtagcaacacaaacaaaacgtcacttgcaagcaacggaaagttaactttttcagatggccgcacacggtttggggagagtcttcaatgcctttaacaggATGTTTTGGTGCAGTGCCAACTGAGAGGAAATGACAAGGATTTTGAAGACCTGATGTATAATATGGTTGCTAGGGCGAGAAGGGACATGGCTAAGTTTGGAGATAGTCAACATGTGGAGTCCTGATGAGTGAAGATTTGGCAGACATGTTATTCAATAGTGTGCTGATGAGTTTATTATGTGCAACCAAGGCAAACTTGTAGGCTAGCCATAATTAATGaattgtacatactgtaggcctaacaaGTAATTACATACAGCTCAGCAAAAAGGTGTGCACTTATAAATTCATAACAATAACATCTACTTAGCTAGTTACTTCAAGACCTACACTAAGTCTTACAAGTAAGTACaggtaacatatatacatttacaataACAAACTGAACTCCTTACTTAAACCAGCATGCAaatatgcattgtggtttcgaagatgtaacatgagcagttttcttcacgaatctgacgtaatgaatagtgagggtgtacatgtttacaagggtttcacaatttgacctttgatgaccctaaatgacctacatcaaaacaataggcttcttgtactcaatgtggtacttcttcacaccaatatgaaattggtctgaccttcccttcttgagatattgtgtatacaagccaggcgtcacaAACAGActcaaacaaacacacacacatgtatacgccatcatgaatgcaaaggttacgattatcatcgaaaccatgCAAAACACCTTAGGAAACTGGTTACTTGCCTAATGAATTCTAAGTTAGTAGCCTACTAAGGTTGTTGAAAATTGCAGATCACTCCTATGCCTAGGCCGGGCATAGCCCCTCTATAGCCTGGCTATACCTAGCATTCCTAACTTGAGAGTTCTTGAATGTTGAGTAGCCCAGTAGAAGGATTGGCCTATTTCCTATGGGCTAAGAAGTAAGAATTGTCATGTTAGGCCTAGTGATTTAACAAACTGTATGGAAATGGACTAATTAATTGACTAGGAGTGTATGTTACATATGCAAGCAGCTTAAAGTTAAGGTAACTCAAGTAACTACTTATCAGTTGAGAGCCCCTGTAGGCTAAGAAACGGTGAGAATACtgttactaggcctaggcctagttagtGTTACAAACTTATTCACGTCTCCTGCGCTAAGTTACAACTTACTGTGCCAACAGTAACGTTTTCAAGGACCGAGGCAACTCAGTTTGCCATATGCAGCTTGTAATGTATGCTGTTCCATCCAGCAGTATATATTGCTTAATAATACCAAACATGTAAGATGAATTATCTTTGATAATACTAAGGAATTGGTTAATCATTGCACACCTTACCCGGGAAAACGTGTCGCAGGACTGGACCTTTGATACATTGTGAACGATACCAACAAGAGAAGCCACTAAATACTAACCCCTACTAGCTTAGGCTATACAGCGGGTCGGACCATTTCG is a genomic window containing:
- the LOC139977374 gene encoding methyltransferase-like protein 27, whose amino-acid sequence is MSNLEDYLKERVRLHDLMAKESVDEVIQWYDDCATLYDQNFNSAGFQFHLTTVEATLEFVKDKDAAILDLGAGTGTIGDLLKKEGYSNMDALDASQGMLDIASKKNLYKNTFRSLIGTSESIENLAEGSYDAMVSAGVFAHGAVYYESIPLLLKYLKKGGYLIFSVSLLSMQKSPRLTREQFTKLTRDWEKAGVCRVVSEKPTFHINKEPAFVFTIQNCTDGK